One Aegilops tauschii subsp. strangulata cultivar AL8/78 chromosome 7, Aet v6.0, whole genome shotgun sequence genomic window carries:
- the LOC109765596 gene encoding uncharacterized protein translates to MTTLGKRHRNSSSMRRTTSMSGFAVPPEEEAGAGRPPTRAARGASAAPAQTEWGAASAAFQRRHSGDFNAAVETAAFLKACGLCCRRLGPGRDTFIYMGEVAFCSMECRQQQMNLDELKEKKCFPATGSGGSDGTSGTVAAA, encoded by the exons ATGACGACGCTGGGGAAGAGGCACCGGAACAGCAGCTCGATGCGGCGGACCACGAGCATGTCGGGCTTCGCGGtgccgccggaggaggaggcgggtgCGGGGCGCCCGCCCACGCGGGCGGCCAGGGGCGCCTCGGCGGCGCCGGCGCAGACGGAGTGGGGCGCCGCCTCGGCCGCCTTCCAGAGGCGCCACTCGGGGGACTTCAACGCCGCCGTGGAGACGGCCGCCTTCCTCAAGGCCTGCGGCCTCTGCTGCCGCCGCCTCGGCCCCGGCCGCGACACCTTCATATACAT GGGCGAGGTGGCCTTCTGCAGCATGGAGTGCAGGCAGCAGCAGATGAACCTGGACGAGCTCAAGGAGAAGAAGTGCTTCCCGGCGACCGGCAGCGGCGGCTCCGACGGCACCAGCGGCACCGTGGCCGCCGCCTAG